A genome region from Frankineae bacterium MT45 includes the following:
- a CDS encoding transcriptional regulator, MarR family — translation MDETNWLTPPEQRAWRAYVESATLLFDALDRAMQQDAGIPHAYYVILVRLSEAPEQSMRMSELADITRSSRSRLSHAVSRLQERGWVDRVDCETDRRGQVARLTPRGLAALQEAAPKHVEAVRSYVIDRLDPAQLAALEEVGDAIIAGFTDPRASIAS, via the coding sequence ATGGACGAAACGAACTGGCTAACCCCACCTGAGCAGCGCGCTTGGCGCGCCTACGTCGAATCGGCGACACTGCTCTTCGACGCGCTGGATCGAGCCATGCAGCAGGACGCCGGCATCCCGCACGCCTACTACGTCATCCTGGTGCGCCTGTCGGAGGCCCCGGAGCAGTCGATGCGGATGAGCGAGCTGGCTGACATCACCCGCTCGTCGCGCAGCCGGCTCTCGCACGCGGTGTCACGGCTGCAGGAGCGTGGCTGGGTGGATCGGGTGGACTGCGAGACGGATCGCCGGGGGCAGGTCGCCCGGTTGACGCCGCGCGGGCTCGCGGCGTTGCAGGAGGCGGCCCCGAAGCACGTCGAGGCGGTGCGGAGCTACGTCATAGACCGGCTTGACCCGGCCCAGCTCGCCGCGCTGGAGGAGGTCGGCGACGCGATCATCGCCGGATTTACTGACCCCAGGGCCAGTATCGCCAGTTAG
- a CDS encoding carbon storage regulator, CsrA produces MLILTRRSGESVMVGDDIVITIFEVRGDAVRIGIQAPRSVAVHREEVYLELQAANQSAASPDDDVIDALRLNERRPPA; encoded by the coding sequence GTGCTGATACTTACCCGCCGCTCTGGTGAGAGCGTGATGGTTGGGGATGACATTGTCATCACAATCTTCGAGGTGCGCGGCGATGCGGTGCGCATCGGAATTCAGGCACCGCGTTCAGTAGCAGTGCACCGTGAAGAGGTCTACCTCGAACTGCAGGCGGCCAACCAGTCCGCCGCCTCCCCCGACGACGACGTGATCGACGCGCTGCGACTCAACGAGCGACGCCCGCCCGCCTAA